Proteins from one Solenopsis invicta isolate M01_SB chromosome 11, UNIL_Sinv_3.0, whole genome shotgun sequence genomic window:
- the LOC120358937 gene encoding probable serine/threonine-protein kinase kinX encodes MRTYASHEHTLWANIVQRAERVINATVHSSTGFTPNELHFGVDDHLELPREILPRIYEEISQDDKIVEARVNLERNAQKRKKQADKFQTANVYQPGDIVWIKTRPRSDARKRKVAKIHLLYDGPFQVLDVLRRNAYLIGDLNGNVRGAYNTRLLRPDRELHMKPRQEILDEQIDQPEQDSPQTSEYLDAEDGSQDYNERYESLDEELPQDDQLEENEYDPDEYLPEDQDNEYDSDEDDEQYIPEEEEYYSEPEADEQGSNYEPSNTAEYEQDYESIEAEQYLEEGNEIVDTTTSQTLDDSEIISEHEPIEEYSQEDQQYPDEFKNSSQEEHFTEYDPSGGLFLDEIPQWQQEDDYIVEEPQDSDREDRITTIQPQSRSIATQSQQLTQLMANLPNQHEETYQDDRVQARIKATRYSTRGGNTHATLESEYRLCTITIKEEPTEQFKLPECTIMPIRRKIAINGTYINKNNKRPREEVETLKLNTKVDKHTTNNETTTKNLKKRKMVTIPTNAIELLLQVEEEVQILKVINVTDPTIKSENENITKTNILTTEDDEDHMETAIRTMEPISTEEDPSNLKQKGKVRLVNENRQKHETVLNKTYTLEKSEVDTLNEINIAKSEQNHAKTALRVNQLRVNAPQNEFLTRNEPSSTTVQEQVQSINNNIQNLQDQLQNLINKAKTQIGPRKNKPSTLNQLKTESLTQISNDSSKESIIFAKNANQHVKSHDHIVSCDSSHKKLLGQDMNICGTRLDAKTRERNHNQLTETRGNMSTSSELSKPTDKPIS; translated from the coding sequence ATGCGTACCTACGCATCGCATGAACACACCTTATGGGCAAATATCGTACAACGCGCGGAACGCGTTATAAATGCAACAGTACACTCCAGCACTGGATTCACACCAAATGAATTACATTTTGGCGTCGACGATCATCTGGAGCTGCCAAGAGAAATTCTACCACGAATATATGAAGAAATCTCACAAGACGACAAAATTGTCGAGGCGCGTGTGAACCTAGAGAGAAACGCGcagaagagaaagaaacaagCGGACAAATTTCAAACCGCTAACGTCTATCAACCAGGAGACATAGTTTGGATCAAAACAAGGCCACGCTCAgacgcgagaaagagaaaagtcgcaaaaattcatttactgTACGACGGACCTTTCCAAGTTCTCGATGTGTTGAGACGAAATGCATACTTGATTGGAGACCTCAACGGAAACGTGAGGGGAGCTTACAACACCCGTCTACTAAGACCTGATCGCGAGCTGCACATGAAACCACGACAGGAGATCCTAGACGAACAAATTGACCAACCCGAGCAGGACTCACCACAAACGAGCGAGTACCTAGATGCAGAAGACGGTTCACAAGATTACAATGAGAGATATGAGAGTCTTGATGAAGAATTACCACAAGACGACCAATTAGAAGAAAACGAATACGATCCGGATGAATATCTACCAGAGGATCAAGATAACGAATATGATTCCGACGAGGATGACGAACAATATATTCCAGAGGAGGAAGAATATTACTCCGAACCGGAAGCTGACGAACAAGGTTCAAACTACGAACCATCCAATACCGCAGAGTATGAACAAGATTACGAATCCATAGAGGCGGAACAATACCTCGAAGAGGGTAATGAAATTGTGGATACAACCACAAGCCAAACACTGGATGATTCCGAAATCATCAGCGAACATGAGCCAATCGAAGAATATTCGCAGGAAGATCAACAATACCCTGACGAATTCAAGAATTCTTCTCAAGAAGAACATTTCACGGAATACGATCCCAGTGGAGGACTATTCTTAGATGAAATACCACAATGGCAACAAGAAGACGATTACATTGTCGAAGAGCCACAAGATAGTGATCGAGAAGATAGAATCACGACGATTCAACCACAGAGCCGCAGTATAGCGACACAGAGTCAACAATTGACACAATTAATGGCAAATTTGCCGAATCAACACGAGGAGACCTACCAGGACGACCGTGTTCAAGCCAGAATAAAGGCAACAAGATATTCAACTAGGGGCGGAAATACGCACGCCACACTAGAAAGCGAATATCGCTTGTGCACCATTACCATCAAGGAAGAACCTACGGAACAATTTAAACTTCCGGAATGCACTATAATGCCAATTCGCAGGAAAATTGCGATAAACGGCACATATATCAACAAAAACAATAAGAGACCACGAGAAGAGGTCGAAACATTGAAATTAAACACAAAAGTGGATAAACATACCACAAATAATGAGACAACCacgaaaaatctcaaaaaacgAAAGATGGTAACAATTCCCACAAATGCCATCGAATTATTACTCCAGGTCGAAGAAGAAGTCCAaatcttaaaagtaattaacgtTACTGACCCGACAATAAAGTCAGAAAACGAGAACATAACAAAAACCAACATACTTACCACAGAAGATGATGAAGATCACATGGAAACCGCAATAAGGACCATGGAACCAATTTCCACCGAGGAAGACCCATCTAATCTGAAACAAAAAGGAAAAGTAAGGTTAGTCAATGAAAACAGACAAAAACACGAAACAGTGTTAAATAAGACCTACACACTAGAGAAAAGTGAGGTAGAcacattaaatgaaataaacataGCGAAAAGCGAACAAAACCACGCAAAAACTGCATTACGTGTAAACCAGTTACGCGTGAACGCACCACAAAACGAATTTCTTACGAGAAACGAACCAAGTTCCACAACAGTACAGGAACAAGtacaatcaataaataataatattcaaaaccTGCAAGACCAATTGCAGAACTTAATTAATAAAGCTAAAACGCAAATCGGCCCACGAAAGAACAAACCCAGTACATTAAATCAACTTAAAACTGAATCTCTTACGCAGATTAGCAACGATTCATCAAAGGAATCAATTATATTCGCTAAAAATGCGAACCAACACGTTAAGTCGCACGATCATATTGTTTCATGCGATAGTAGCCATAAAAAGTTACTAGGACAAGATATGAACATTTGTGGAACGCGCCTAGACGCCAAAACGCGCGAACGCAACCACAATCAGCTGACTGAAACACGAGGAAACATGAGCACCTCAAGTGAACTAAGTAAGCCCACTGATAAGCCCATATCATAA
- the LOC113005512 gene encoding uncharacterized protein LOC113005512 yields the protein MIEARRKQARREVVEHWQERLPHVRAGLRVVEAVVPVLMEWVGRRHGGLSFHTTQVLSGHCCFGEYLHEKVGREATTKCHHCPEVRDTAQHTLEVCPAWANERRALADRIGVGLDLPAVVGRMLASADDWAAVASFCDTVMSRKEAAERAREEAPDAPPERRRRRGGGVEGSCNNISRDHLLLLK from the coding sequence ATGATAGAAGCCCGGCGTAAACAGGCTCGCCGGGAGGTCGTCGAGCACTGGCAAGAACGCCTGCCCCATGTAAGGGCAGGCTTGAGGGTGGTCGAGGCCGTTGTCCCGGTTCTAATGGAATGGGTGGGCAGGAGGCACGGGGGTCTCTCGTTCCACACGACGCAGGTGCTCTCCGGGCATTGCTGTTTCGGAGAGTACCTGCACGAGAAGGTCGGGCGGGAGGCCACCACCAAGTGCCATCACTGCCCAGAGGTGAGGGACACGGCGCAGCACACCTTGGAGGTGTGCCCTGCTTGGGCGAATGAGCGCCGTGCCCTCGCTGACAGGATAGGAGTCGGCCTCGACCTTCCTGCTGTAGTGGGCAGAATGCTCGCCAGTGCCGACGACTGGGCAGCGGtggcctccttctgcgacaCCGTCATGTCGCGGAAGGAGGCTGCCGAACGGGCGCGGGAGGAAGCTCCCGACGCGCCGCCAGAAAGAAGGCGAAGAAGGGGGGGAGGCGTAGAAGGTTCCTGCAACAACATCAGCAGggaccacctcctcctccttaaataa